The following are encoded in a window of Dictyostelium discoideum AX4 chromosome 6 chromosome, whole genome shotgun sequence genomic DNA:
- the rnaseh2a gene encoding RNase H2 subunit A: MDNKIIYLTELDSSVDKSEPFVMGIDEAGRGPVMGPMVYGCCYAPISKSTTLKSMKFNDSKKLTEQQRDQLFDKMGESNKILAYETDVITAEILSEKMLYKKPISLNVISHESAIGLIRSVLKKGVNVQELYLDTVGPPDKYQLMLKKLFPEIGKIIVSKKADSLYPIVSAASIAAKVVRDFEITNKNFDYLNIYDQDEQLSTDFGSGYPSDPLSKKWLVKNRDKVFGYPNFIRFSWKTTETAMRGACFGVDWVLENDKLKQHFQENQNDKKRFMFFKENNIENCINDF, encoded by the exons atggataataaaataatatatttgaCAGAATTAGATTCATCAGTTGATAAATCAGAACCTTTTGTAATGGGTATTGATGAAGCAGGTAGAGGACCAGTAATGGGTCCAATGGTATATGGTTGTTGTTATGCACCAATTTCGAAATCTACaactttaaaatcaatgaaatttaatg attcaaagaaattaacAGAACAACAAAGAGatcaattatttgataaaatgggagaatcaaataaaattttagcaTATGAAACAGATGTAATTACTGCAGAGATATTATCAGAGAAAATGTTATATAAGAAACCAATATCATTGAATGTTATATCACATGAATCTGCAATAGGATTAATTAGATCCGTTTTGAAAAAGGGAGTCAATGTTCAAGAGTTATATTTGGATACAGTTGGACCACCAGataaatatcaattaatgTTAAAGAAATTGTTTCCAGAGATTGGTAAAATCATTGTTTCAAAGAAAGCCGATAGTTTATATCCAATCGTTAGTGCTGCAAGTATTGCTGCTAAAGTGGTTAGAGACTttgaaattacaaataaaaatttcgattatttaaatatttatgatCAAGATGAACAATTATCTACAGATTTTGGATCTGGTTATCCTAGTGATCCTCTCTCAAAGAAATGGTTAGTCAAGAATAGAGATAAGGTATTTGGGTATCCTAATTTCATTAGATTCAGTTGGAAGACCACTGAAACCGCTATGAGAGGTGCTTGTTTTGGTGTAGATTGGGTATtggaaaatgataaattaaaacaacactTTCAAGAGaatcaaaatgataaaaaaagatttatgttttttaaagAGAATAATATAGAGAATTgtataaatgatttttaa
- a CDS encoding regulator of chromosome condensation domain-containing protein (Similar to RCC1) encodes MIKTIVNQTILNKNFINKNVYNNINKCYHHHHYTTTTTNTTTDKSRQKLFSFGSFDNLKLGVPGNNDKLIPTQITHLPPFLKIKQFGSSWLNSFLLTDEQNENDPTISNKVYMWGTNKSGNMSLPSEQYRFPTTIDLLKNTFVEKVIGGRSFTLVLTRDGKVLGFGENNFGQLGLGDTRNRTAPTPVETLNNQHIIDIGVGLDHSIAVTKAGHVFGWGYNVEGQIGQKVVEYTRMNSTTEVMDGEEEGGAGSLREQMIPDVEYTLPTLVPGLEQIKISNVFCGYDSTFLLSARGNVYSFGSNEIGTLGLGSELKGRVTKPTKIKFTETNEKIKQLSSGASHTLFLTSGGNVYSCGWGTEGRLGLGMDTSNRDSPTLLKYFNQNKIKIVKVAAGGSHSMALDDQGRVYTWGNGSNGKLGHGNESDENLPKQINFFSHSNVIDIFAGIDNSLVLIKE; translated from the exons atgataaaaacaattgttaatcaaacaattttaaataaaaattttataaataaaaatgtgtataataatataaataaatgttatcatcatcatcattatacaacaacaactacaaacACAACAACAGATAAATCAAGAcagaaattattttcatttggatcgtttgataatttaaaattgggaGTACCaggtaataatgataaactaATTCCAACACAAATTACACATTTACCaccatttttaaagattaaaCAATTTGGTAGTTCATGGTTAAATTCATTCTTATTAACAGAtgaacaaaatgaaaatgatccAACCATTTCAAATAAAGTTTATATGTGGGGTACAAATAAATCTGGAAATATGTCATTACCATCGGAACAATATAGATTTCCAACTACtatagatttattaaaaaatacatttGTTGAAAAAGTTATTGGTGGTAGATCATTTACTTTAGTTTTAACAA gaGATGGTAAAGTTTTAGGATttggtgaaaataattttggacAATTAGGATTAGGTGATACTAGAAATAGAACAGCACCAACTCCAGTTGaaacattaaataatcaacatattattgatattggaGTTGGATTAGATCATTCAATCGCAGTCACTAAAGCAGGACATGTATTTGGATGGGGATATAATGTTGAAGGTCAAATTGGACAAAAGGTAGTGGAATATACAAGAATGAATAGTACAACAGAGGTAATGGATGGAGAGGAGGAAGGAGGAGCCGGTAGTCTTAGGGAACAAATGATACCAGATGTTGAATATACTCTACCAACATTGGTACCAGGTTTAGagcaaattaaaatttcaaatgttttTTGTGGTTATGATAGCACTTTCCTTTTATCAGCACGTGGTAACGTTTATTCATTTGGTTCTAATGAAATTGGTACACTAGGTTTGGGTTCCGAATTAAAGGGTAGAGTTACAAAACCAactaaaatcaaattcactGAAACAAATGAAAAGATTAAACAACTATCAAGTGGTGCATCACatacattatttttaaccaGTGGTGGTAATGTTTATTCATGTGGTTGGGGTACTGAGGGTAGATTAGGATTAGGTATGGATACTTCAAATCGTGATTCTCCAactcttttaaaatatttcaatcaaaataaaattaaaattgttaaagTTGCTGCTGGTGGTTCTCATTCAATGGCTTTAGATGACCAAGGTAGAGTTTATACCTGGGGTAATGGttcaaatggtaaattaGGTCATGGTAATGAATCTGATGAAAATTTaccaaaacaaattaatttctttagtCATTCAAAtgttattgatatttttgCTGGTATTGATAATTctttagttttaattaaagaataa